From one Lycium ferocissimum isolate CSIRO_LF1 chromosome 7, AGI_CSIRO_Lferr_CH_V1, whole genome shotgun sequence genomic stretch:
- the LOC132063697 gene encoding protein argonaute 4A-like, translating into MSSSKDEATTTKPNRVSMARQGVGSKGQKIRLLTNHFKIGMTNSDGHFYHYSVALYYEDGNPVEVKGIGRKILDKVQQTYAMELADKDFAYDGEKSLFTIGALPGNKFEFTVVLEDISSSSRSTRGGTPEGSPSEVDRKRSKRQPWSKAYKVVIKYAAKIPMQAIANALLGQDSEQYQDAVRVLDIVLRQHAAKRGCLIVRQSFFHNEPRNFVELGGGVLGCRGFHSSFRATQGGLSLNMDVSTTMIVQPGPLIDFLLANQNARDPYQIDWSKAKRTLKSLRIKASPSNREFKITGLTERPCKEQTFMLKQKSGNGEVQEVELTVYEYFTHHRRIPLQYSGDFPCINVGKPKHPTYIPLELCSLVSLQRYTKALSNLQRASLVEKSRQKPQERMRTLTDALRTSNYKADPLLGSAGISIIDQFTQVEGRVLPTPKLRVGDKQDLVPRNGRWNFNQKQLVEPIKLERWAVVNFSARCDVHKLCMDLQRCGKMKGMFINPPYNHIFEENQQFRRNPAPVRVEKMLEALKSKLPAPPQFLLCILPERKNSDLYGPWKKRNLADLGVVTQCIAPTKVNDQYLTNVLLKINAKARFEWTKFLHPLLVSPDLLNTFSISGASLQLGGMNSFLTMELAPVLPQISKVPTIIIGMDVSHGSPGRADVPSIAAVVSSRQWPFISRYRAAVCTQSPKLEMIDYLYKKVSDTEDEGLIRELLKDFYHSSNNVKPEHIIIFRDGVSESQFNQVINIELNQIIEACNHLDENWSPKFTVIVAQKNHHTKFFQTNSPDNVPPGTVIDNAICHPKANDFYMCAHAGPIGTTRPTHYHVLHDEIGFSADDMQELVHSLSYVYQRSTTAISVVAPICYAHLAAAQVAQFIKFDELSETSSSHGGVTTAGVVLVPALPRLHKNVRSSMFFC; encoded by the exons TGGAAATCCCGTAGAGGTAAAAGGTATTGGACGGAAAATCCTTGACAAGGTCCAACAAACATATGCAATGGAGCTAGCCGACAAAGACTTTGCATATGATGGGGAGAAGAGCCTGTTCACAATAGGTGCACTTCCTGGGAACAAGTTTGAGTTTACTGTTGTGTTGGAGGATATCTCTTCATCATCTAG AAGCACTCGAGGTGGCACCCCTGAAGGAAGCCCCAGTGAAGTTGACCGGAAAAGGTCAAAGAGGCAGCCTTGGTCCAAGGCATATAAAGTGGTAATTAAATATGCTGCAAAAATACCAATGCAAGCTATTGCCAACGCACTCCTAGGACAAGACTCTGAACAATATCAAGACGCTGTGAGAGTGCTTGATATAGTTCTGAGGCAACATGCTGCCAAACG GGGCTGCCTTATAGTGCGTCAATCTTTTTTCCACAATGAACCTAGAAACTTTGTTGAACTTGGTGGAGGAGTTTTAGGATGCCGGGGGTTCCACTCAAGCTTCCGGGCCACGCAGGGAGGCCTTTCATTGAACATGG ATGTATCAACCACAATGATTGTGCAGCCAGGACCACTGATAGACTTCCTTCTTGCAAATCAAAATGCAAGAGATCCTTACCAAATTGATTGGTCCAAG GCAAAGAGGACGCTGAAGAGTCTGAGGATCAAGGCCAGCCCCTCAAATAGGGAATTCAAAATCACCGGCCTCACTGAAAGGCCTTGCAAAGAGCAGAC TTTCATGTTGAAGCAAAAAAGTGGAAATGGGGAAGTGCAAGAGGTTGAGCTGACTGTTTATGAGTATTTCACTCATCATCGCCGTATTCCTTTACAATATTCTGGAGATTTCCCTTGCATTAATGTTGGCAAACCAAAACACCCAACTTATATTCCTCTTGAG CTTTGCTCTCTGGTGTCTCTGCAGCGATACACCAAGGCGCTGTCCAATCTACAAAGGGCTTCCCTTGTAGAAAAATCCCGACAAAAGCCCCAAGAAAGGATGAGAACATTGACCGAT GCTCTAAGGACCAGCAACTATAAGGCTGACCCTCTTCTTGGATCTGCTGGAATTTCAattattgatcaatttactCAAGTTGAAGGTCGTGTCCTGCCAACTCCAAAG TTGAGGGTAGGGGATAAACAAGACTTGGTTCCTAGGAATGGAAGGTGGAATTTTAACCAGAAG CAATTGGTTGAACCGATCAAGCTCGAGCGTTGGGCAGTTGTGAACTTCTCTGCCCGTTGTGATGTCCATAAGCTATGTATGGATCTACAGAGGTGTGGGAAAATGAAAGGAATG TTTATCAATCCACCATATAATCATATCTTTGAGGAGAATCAGCAGTTCAGGCGCAACCCTGCTCCTGTGAGAGTTGAGAAGATGCTAGAAGCATTGAAATCAAAACTTCCAGCTCCACCTCAGTTCCTTCTCTGCATTCTACCAGAGAGAAAGAACTCTGACCTATATG GCCCCTGGAAGAAAAGGAATTTAGCTGACCTTGGAGTTGTAACCCAATGTATTGCTCCTACAAAGGTCAATGATCAGTACCTTACCAACGTGCTCTTGAAAATCAATGCAAAGGCAAGATTTGAATGGACAAAGTTTTTACACCCATTATTAGTGTCTCCTGATTTATTAAACACCTTTTCCATATCTGGTGCTTCTTTGCAGCTTGGCGGCATGAATTCGTTTTTGACTATGGAGCTTGCCCCTGTACTACCTCAGATTTCAAAAGTCCCAACTATCATTATTGGGATGGATGTCTCTCACGGCTCACCTGGACGAGCAGATGTTCCATCCATTGCAGCG GTGGTCAGTTCTAGACAGTGGCCCTTTATTTCACGCTATCGAGCAGCTGTCTGTACTCAGTCACCAAAGCTGGAAATGATAGATTATTTGTACAAGAAAGTATCAGATACCGAAGATGAGGGACTTATCAG GGAGCTGCTGAAGGACTTCTACCATAGTTCGAACAATGTGAAACCTGAGCATATCATTATTTTCAG GGATGGAGTTAGTGAGTCCCAGTTCAACCAAGTCATAAACATTGAGCTCAATCAGATTATCGAG GCCTGCAATCATCTGGACGAGAATTGGTCTCCAAAGTTCACTGTAATTGTTGCACAAAAGAACCACCACACGAAGTTTTTCCAGACCAACTCACCGGATAATGTTCCTCCTG GGACTGTGATTGACAATGCAATATGCCATCCAAAGGCCAACGACTTCTACATGTGTGCTCATGCTGGGCCTATT GGAACAACAAGACCCACACACTACCATGTTCTGCATGATGAAATTGGATTCTCAGCAGATGACATGCAAGAGCTGGTCCATTCTCTGTCTTACGT GTATCAGAGGAGTACCACAGCCATCTCTGTTG TTGCACCTATATGCTATGCCCACTTGGCAGCAGCTCAAGTGGCGCAGTTTATCAAGTTTGATGAACTGTCAGAGACGTCCTCAAGCCATGGTGGAGTTACAACAGCTGGTGTTGTTCTGGTCCCTGCATTGCCTCGACTTCACAAGAATGTTCGCAGTTCCATGTTTTTCTGCTAA